From Nostoc punctiforme PCC 73102:
TAACCAATCAATCGCCTATGAATCGATTATTAACATACGTCCAAGCCAAAATAATCGCTCAATGGTAATTCAAGACCCAGCGATTAAAGAACGTGTTAAAAAAATAACTCAGGAGTTAATTGGTGGATATGAACCAGAATTTAGATGAAAAACAAGCACGGTTTCAAGGCGAAAATACATCACATCGCTTAGGTCATATAGCTTCTAATTTAGCTAGGCTGAGAACATTTTGTGACACTGCTTACCCTGAAGCGGTCAAAAGTGTTGCAGATGAAACTATGTGTTTTATCGAATGGACGGCAGCAGAAATTGAACCTGAATATGCTGAAGAACTGGTTAACATTCAAGTTCAACTGGCACGATGGAGATTAACTTTTGATAGTATTTGGTCTGATGGTAGCGAACGCAGAAATATGTCCGAGCAAGCTAGTGCTTGGTCAGAACAAGTATTAGATATGTCAGGGTTGTTGTCCGAATCCATCTAAAACTTTAATCATTGCGATATTCTAGATTTTGTAAAAAATATGAGCAATCACTTATAGTTTCTGGACAAATAATTCATTTTGTTAATCTGGAACGACTTGTAAGCTTAACTTCCCCATCAAAATTATTCAAATTATTTTTGCAAGGCTCCTAAGTAGGGCTTGCTTGAATAACTAACCAATCCTGATCTTTGCTTTCTTATTACTTTTTCAGCAACCTCTAAATAGGGGTCTTTTTTGGAATAGTTGACTTGACTGATTCACGCTCCTGTAATCTATTAAACCAGTCTCTCAAATAAGGATACTGAAGAAGCCAGTCTTCATTTAAGCGAAAGCTGTAATAACCGAGGGAACATAATGCTGCCACATCTGCTGCTGTCCATGTTTCACCCTCTAACAAATATTTAGTTGAACGCAGTTGTCCATCAAAGATTGGTAAAAGGCGATTAATTAATGTTTCATATTTTTTTCGATAATAAGCAGGAGCTAGATCACCCATAAAATTTAGTACCCATAAACCGATAATGTTGTCGCCTAAAGTATCTGCTAGTTGTTCCCATTTACGGCACTCAAGCCGTATGTGAGGAGCGCTTGGGTAAAAGCTAGGCTGTGGATAAGTTTC
This genomic window contains:
- a CDS encoding glutathione S-transferase family protein, producing MNRMLYYHQQSNFSRKIRILLIEKNLDCEFKEINLANKPPEFLEISPIGQVPVFVDQDGTVIWDSTLIAEYLDETYPQPSFYPSAPHIRLECRKWEQLADTLGDNIIGLWVLNFMGDLAPAYYRKKYETLINRLLPIFDGQLRSTKYLLEGETWTAADVAALCSLGYYSFRLNEDWLLQYPYLRDWFNRLQERESVKSTIPKKTPI